A section of the Papio anubis isolate 15944 chromosome 16, Panubis1.0, whole genome shotgun sequence genome encodes:
- the DNAL4 gene encoding dynein light chain 4, axonemal, producing the protein MGETEGKKDEADYKRLQTFPLVRHSDMPEEMRVETMELCVTACEKFSNNNESAAKMIKETMDKKFGSSWHVVIGEGFGFEITHEVKNLLYLYFGGTLAVCVWKCS; encoded by the exons ATGGGagaaacagaagggaagaaagatgAGGCTGATTATAAGCGACTGCAGACCTTCCCGCTGGTCAGG CACTCGGACATGCCAGAGGAGATGCGCGTGGAGACCATGGAACTATGTGTCACAGCCTGTGAGAAATTCTCCAACAACAACGAG AGCGCCGCCAAGATGATCAAGGAGACGATGGACAAGAAGTTCGGCTCCTCCTGGCACGTGGTGATCGGCGAGGGCTTCGGGTTTGAGATCACCCACGAGGTGAAGAACCTCCTCTATCTGTACTTCGGGGGCACCCTGGCCGTGTGCGTCTGGAAGTGCTCCTGA